The Streptomyces durmitorensis genome contains the following window.
AGCACCAAGAAGGACGTCGTCAACCGATGACCGGGTCCGGTCCCGACCCCACCACAGGAGCACGCATGCCGAGGTTCGCCGCGAACCTGTCCATGATGTACACGGAAGTCGACTTCCTCGACCGCTTCGCCGCGGCCTCGGCCGACGGCTTCGAGGGCGTCGAGTACCTCTTCCCCTACGCCCACGAACCCGCCGAGCTGCGCAGCAGGCTCGACGACCACGGCCTGCGGCAGGTGCTGTTCAACGCGCCTCCCGGAGCCTGGGAGTCCGGCGAGCGGGGCATCGCCGCGCTGCCCGGCCGCGAGGCCGAACTCCGCTCCGGGATCGAGCGGGCCCTTGAGTACGCCGCCGCGCTCGGCTGCGGCCAGGTGCACGTGATGGCCGGTCTCCTGCCGCCGGACGCGACGACCGCCGAGCGGGCCGCGCACCGCGCCACCTACCTGACCAACTTGGCCTGGGCCGCCGAGCAGGCCGCCGCCACGGAGGTCGACCTCCTGATCGAGCCGATCAACGGCCGTGACATGCCGGGCTACTTCCTGCACCGGCAGGCCGAGGCGCACGCGATCGTGCAGGAGGTGGGCGCGCCGAATCTCAAGGTGCAGCTCGACCTCTACCACTGCCAGATCGTGGAGGGCGACCTCACCACGACCCTGCGCCGCGACCTTCCCACCGGTCGCGTCGGCCATCTGCAGATCGCGGGCGTCCC
Protein-coding sequences here:
- the otnI gene encoding 2-oxo-tetronate isomerase — translated: MPRFAANLSMMYTEVDFLDRFAAASADGFEGVEYLFPYAHEPAELRSRLDDHGLRQVLFNAPPGAWESGERGIAALPGREAELRSGIERALEYAAALGCGQVHVMAGLLPPDATTAERAAHRATYLTNLAWAAEQAAATEVDLLIEPINGRDMPGYFLHRQAEAHAIVQEVGAPNLKVQLDLYHCQIVEGDLTTTLRRDLPTGRVGHLQIAGVPDRHEPDQGELDVRHLFDVVDDLGFDGWIGCEYNPRAGTSEGLGWLKNYRGERA